From a single Oncorhynchus tshawytscha isolate Ot180627B unplaced genomic scaffold, Otsh_v2.0 Un_scaffold_17_pilon_pilon, whole genome shotgun sequence genomic region:
- the gem gene encoding GTP-binding protein GEM, producing the protein MLLSMRRHSLRLQHQLHRWSISDTGSHLSDSLASPACMSRSKSCTNSAGESDGSRDSWASLDSTDSVISTGSTGNTGGSSRPFRVVLLGARGVGKTAIASIFAGAADSMDSDECELYGDEVCEQTITVDGEKATVTLVDNWDSEDEGGSSQDQCIQTGDAYLLVYSITDRSSFLQASELRISLRQHRPAHHTPIILVGNKCDLVRRREVSVNEGRACAAVFDCKFIETSAAMQHNVWPAFHGIVQQLRLRRDTKENNDRRRHTHSHTRCDSIPKKAKRFLDKMVAKNNANVAFRLKSKSCHDLSVL; encoded by the exons ATGCTGTTGAGTATGCGACGACACAGTCTGCGGCTGCAGCACCAACTCCACCGGTGGAGCATCAGTGATACCGGGAGCCACCTATCAGACAGCCTCGCGTCTCCAGCGTGCATGTCCCGCTCCAAATCCTGTACGAACTCCGCCGGGGAATCGGATGGGAGCCGCGACAGCTGGGCCTCTTTAGACTCCACAGACTCCGTCATCTCCACTGGGTCTACCGGGAATACCGGCGGCAGCTCGAGACCGTTTCGCGTGGTGCTGCTGGGCGCCAGAGGGGTCGGTAAAACCGCGATTGCCAGCATCTTTGCTGGAGCGGCGGACAGCATGGACAGTGACGAGTGCGAGCTCTATGGAG ATGAGGTGTGTGAGCAGACCATCACAGTGGATGGAGAGAAAGCCACAGTCACTCTAGTGGACAACTGGGACTCAGAG GATGAGGGAGGGTCGTCTCAGGACCAGTGTATACAGACAGGCGATGCGTACCTGCTGGTCTACTCTATAACTGACCGGTCCTCCTTCCTGCAAGCCTCAGAGCTACGTATATCCCTCCGCCAACACCGCCCTGCCCACCACACGCCAATCATCCTGGTGGGAAACAAGTGTGACTTGGTCCGCCGCAGAGAGGTGTCAGTTAACG AGGGCCGTGCGTGTGCTGCAGTGTTTGACTGTAAGTTCATCGAGACGTCAGCAGCGATGCAACACAACGTCTGGCCAGCCTTCCATGGCATTGTACAGCAGCTACGACTACGCAGAGACACCAAGGAGAACAACGACcgccgcagacacacacactcacacacacgctgcGACAGCATACCCAAAAAGGCCAAACGCTTCCTGGACAAGATGGTGGCCAAGAACAATGCCAACGTCGCATTCCGCCTGAAGTCCAAATCCTGCCATGACCTTTCAGTGCTCTAA